One Burkholderia sp. 9120 genomic window, AGGCATTTGGAACGCAGCTGGGCACAATGTGCCTGGCGTGATGGTGCGGCAGGGTGAAGTGATGCCCGATGTCTACGTTCCGGATGCACGAGGAACACTCAAACCAGCACCTGCCACATGGGCCTTCGAACGCAAGGCGTGAACGTGCGCAAGCTCGCCAGCAGGCAAGCCTTCTCTACTTGAAAAGCCTGAGTGTTGATTTGCACTGAATCCGGACCCAGGATTTGCATCGAATACTGACCCACCCTTTGATCCAGTTTTGGGGTTCAGGTTGGGTGTTTCGGGGTTCGTTTTCTCTCCTTTTCAGGCTGTGTCGTGCTGTTCCTGAAACGATAGCTATCGTTGCCGGTTTCTACAATGTGGCAGTGGTGTGTGAGCCGGTCGAGCAGCGCCGTGGTCATCTTCGCGTCGCCGAAGACGTTGGCCCACTCAGAGAAGCTCAGATTGGTTGTGATGACGACGCTCGTGCGCTCGTAGAGTTTGCTCAGTAGATGGAAGAGCAAGGCGCCCCCGGTCTGGCTGAACGGCAGATAACCCAGTTCGTCGAGGATGACGAGGTCGGCGTACATTAGACGCACAGCCAGTTGCCCAGGCTTTCCAGTCAGCTTCTCCTGCTCAAGCGCATTGACGAGTTCAATGGTGGAGAAGAAACGCACGCGGCTTCGATCATGTTCGATCGCCTGCACGCCAATCGCCGTCGCCAGATGCGTTTTGCCCGTGCCCGGTCCGCCGACCAGCACGACGTTGTGTGCCGATGTCATGAACTCACACCGATGCAACTGACGCACGGTTGCTTCGTTGACATCGCTGCAACCGAAGTCAAAGCCGTTGAGATCCCGATACGCCGGGAAGCGGGCGACCTTCATCTGATAGGCCAGTGAACGTACCTCACGGGCCGCCATCTCCGCCTTGAGCAGACCTGCCAGAACTAGCGATGCCGACTTGTACGCGGGGGAATCCTGCGCGGCCAGCTCGCCAAGCGCCTGGGCCATGCCGTGCAGCTTCAGTGACTTGAGCATTTCCATCATGGCGTCAGGCTGCATGATGATCCTCCCGGCCTCTCAGGTCGTCATAACGGCCGACGTTGGCTTGCGGCTCGACGCGCAGGGCGAAGGCCTGGGGCGTCTGCAGCGGAGGCACGGGAGCCCCGTCAAGCAGCCGGCTCAGGACGTTCATCACCGTTTGCTTTGAGGGCGCACCGGCCTCAAGTGCCAGCTCGACGGCGGTGAGTACGGCCTGTTCGTCGTGCAGCAGCACCAGCGCCAGTATCTCGACCATCTCCCGGTCGCCACCGGCGTGCTTCAGCAGGATTGTCTGCAGCCGCTTGAAGGCGGCAGGAAACTCTGCGAACGGCGCGCCGTTGCGCAATGCTCCAGGCTTGCGCTGCAGGACTGCGAGGTAATGACGCCAGTCGTAGATGGTTTCTCCGCGATCATGGCTGCGGTTGATACGCCGGACGTGCTCCGCGATGACCTGCCCTTCGGCGACGAAGACGAGCTGGGCCGCGTAGACGTGCAGGCTGATGGGCCGGTTCGCAAATGCCGCCGGCACGCTATACCGGTTGCGGTCGAAACTCACCAGACACGTGGGCGAGACGAGTTTGGTGTGCTCGACAAAGCCGTCGAATGCCTGGCCGACCGGCATCAGATGGGGTCGCTCGACCGACCACGCGTCCCAGATCGTTGTGTCCTGCTCAGGGTGCTGCGTCTGCTGCCAGAGCAGGACACACTGGTCGGCCAGCCAGTCGTTTAATGCAGAGAGCGAACCGAACGCCGGCACGCGTTGCCACAGCCGGTGACGGCTGTCCTGAACGTTCTTCTCGATCTGCCCCTTCTCCCAGCCTGAGGCCGGATTGCAGAATTCGGCGTCAAACAGATAGTGACTGACCATGGCGCTGAAGCGCGCGTTGACGTCCCGCAGCTTGCCACGACGAACCTTGTCGACAGCGGTCTTCATGTTGTCATATATGCCACGGCGCGGAATGCCGCCCCACGCCACGAACGCGTGGTAGTGAGCGTCGAACAGCATCTCGTGGGTTTGCAGCAGATAGGCCCTCAGGAAGAACGCCCGGCTGTGACTGAGCTTGAACTGCGCAACCTGCAACTTGGTGCGCTCGCCGTTGATCACGGCCCAGTCCTCGCTCCAGTCGAACTGGAATGCTTCTCCGGGTGCAAAGGTCAGCGGCACAAAGGTGCCACGTGCTGCGCTCCTTGCCTGCTCCTGCTGCTCCTGTCGCCAGCGGCGCGCAAAGGCGGCGACCCGGTCGTAGGACCCTGTGAATCCCAACACGGTGAGGTCAGCGTAAATCTGCTTGAGGGTTCTGCGCTGTTTGCGCGGCCGGTTTGCTTCCGTCTTTAACCAGCCGGCGAGCTTGGCCGCAAATCCGTCGAGCTTGCTCGGGCTCTGCCGTTCCGGATAGGTGGGCACTACGGTGCCGGCACGTATATAGCGCCTGACGGTGTTTCTTGAAACGCCAAGCCGTTTGGCGATCTCGCGTAGCGAGACATGATCGCGATAATGCCAGCGTCGGATGATGCTCAATATTGCCATGTCGATCACTCCGTTCTCCCGCTAGCTGCACAGCGGGCCAGTGTGTTCCACGTGGGTCAATATTCGATGCAAATCACCGTGTCAGGTGGGTCAGAATTCAGTGCAAATCAACAGCTCTGCACGTTTCGGTGAATCGCGCGATGGCCATTCTTGATGCTTTGCAGCCGTCGCAACGTCCGAACGCGCCGACGGTCGATGGTCCGGACGATTTCTATGCGAAGTTCGATGAGTGGCTCGTCCACATGCGGCCGCCTCGGTCTTCTCGACCCCAAGGAAATTGGCGGGCGCCGCTGCGCAGCGGGAAATAATCTGTGTTGGCGCGGCTGTTTGCGGAAAACCTTGGAAGCCAAGCGGGACGGCGCGTAAACGCTTCTAACTCTGGAGCCGGGCGAAATCAGCTTGACGGCATTCCCACGAGAATTTGAGCGCCTTGAATGTGGCCAGAAGCGTTTACGCTTTTCCTAGGCCATTGATTTCACGCCATGTTTTGGCCATATGGTCTGCAACCTCGATTCTGTAAACGCATCTATTTCCGCTGCGCATAGAGGGTTTTTCTCACGGACCTCGGCAATCGCCAATGTCGCGCTACGCGGCGTGAGTAGAAGTAATAGAAAAGTTTGTCAAAGGGCGCTGAAGCGGTTTTCAGCGCCCTTTTGTTTGCAACGATTGCTGACGGTTTAGCTGTCGGCAGCGATCAAAGCTCCGGCCGCGCCAGATCGCTGGCCACGATATGCTCGCCATAAACCTGCGCCGCCGCGACCGCTTCCAGCTTGGTCGCATACGGGCCCAGTTCCGGCGCGCCGTCGAACGGAAACAGCACGCGGCCGTCGGTGGTTCGAACCACTTTCAACACGCCGAAGAAACGCCGGTAGCCGGCTAGTTTGGACGTCGCCGATACATCGAACTCGTCTTCCGACTTCGCGGGCACGCTGGGAATAAAGGCGGTCTTGCTCATACCTGAAAACATCTCTTGTTCAATGGGGCGGCATCTGCGCGGACGGCCCAACTGCGCCCGGTTGTCCCGGCAAGACATTCACCGGCGGCCTTCATTGTCTCAAATCCCAGCGGACTTGGTCGGCCGTCCGGCATGCGTGTTCGCCACCCACGTTCTCAAGCGCCGCTCAACGCCGCCGCATGTTCGGCCGCCAGCGCGACATCCCGCTCATTCACTCCGACGAAACTCGGCCGCGAGCAAATGCGCTCGACGTATGCCAGCAAAACCGGCGTTTCCGGCACCAGCTTGAACATCATTCCCCAGTGCAACGCGATGCCCCACAGAATGTCCGCCGCCGACAGCGTGTCCCCTAGCAAATAAGGCGATGTTTGCAACTGACTCGCCAGCGTGCCGATCATCGAATCGAAATCGCCATAGGGCGACGTGGCGAGCGGCGCCGGTTCACGCTTCATTGCCTTGTCGACCAGCGCCGGTTCGTAGCACGCCGCGTAATACACGAGCCAGCGCAGATACGGACCGCGGCGCGGATCGTCGAGCGCCGGGGCGAGGCCCGCCGCCGGAAACAGATCCGCAAGATAGATGAAGATGGCCACCTGCTCGGTGACCAACGCGTCGCCGTGAAGAATCGCCGGCACCTTGCCGAGCGGATTGATGGCCAGATACGGGGCCTTGCGCTGCTCGCCGGCCTTCATGTTCAGCACCTTCAGTTGATACGGCGCGCCGAGCTCTTCGAGCAGCGTGAGCGCGCTGACGGAGCGGCATTGCGGTGAATGGAACAGGGTGATCGTGCGATCGGTAGTCATGGCGAGAAGTCTCCAGGAGGACGTCATATAGGAAAACCGGCAAGAACGGGGCACAGCGAGCGCCGGACTGCCTTCATCCTATGCCGCCATACCTGTCAGTTTCTGTCAGGTATGACTACACTTGAGCGAATGAGAGCCAGCCGCCTTCTTTCCATCCTGATGACGTTGCAGGGACGTGGCCGTGTCACCGCGAAGTCGCTCGCCGACGAGTGCGCGGTCTCGCTGCGCACCATCTATCGCGACATCGACGCGTTGAGCGCCGCCGGCGTGCCGGTTCATAGCGAGCGCGGCGCGGAAGGGGGTTATCGCCTGCTCGATGGTTATCGCACACGCTTGAACGGGCTCTCGTCGCAGGAAGCGGAGTCGCTGTTTCTGTCAGGTTTGCCCGGGCCGGTGCAGGCGCTCGGTCTGGGCGCCGTGATGGCCGGCGCGCAAACCAAGCTGCTCGCCGCGTTGCCGGTCGAGCTGCGCTCCACCGCCGAGCGCATGCGTTCGCGCTTTCACCTCGACGCGCCGGCCTGGTTCTCCGACGCGGATCAGCCCGCACATCTGCCGTTGATCGCGCGCGCGGTGTGGGAGCAGCGTCCGCTGCAGATTCGCTATCAAAGCTGGAAGGCCGAAAAATTCCGGCGGATCGAGCCGCTCGGTGTCGTGCTAAAAAGCGGCGCGTGGTATGTGGTCGGACGCTTCGATGCGGACGTTCGCATCTACCGGATCGCGCGCATTCTCGAACTGAGTCTGCTCGACGAGACGTTCGAGAGGCCGCTCACGTTCGATCTCGCCACCTACTGGCAGGACAGCACGCGCCGTTTGTCCGAGGAGCTGTACGCGAATGAAGCCACCTTGCGTCTTTCGCCATGGGGCGTGCAGATGCTCGAGGCGTTCACGTCGCCGTTCGCGCGCGCGGCCGCGACAATCGGCGAGCCCGATCCTGTGGATGGCTGGCGCACCGTGACCTTGCCCGTCGGTTCGACGAGACAGGCGTGCGCGGAATTCCTGCGTTTCGGCAGCGAGGCGGAAGTGCTGGCGCCGCTGGAATTGCGCGAGAAGATCGCCGAAGTCGTCGCGGCGCTGCATCGCCGTTACGGTCAATGAACACGCTGGGCGCGTGCGTTTCAAGCATGCCCATACGTCGCGTTATATGTCCTATATATGACAAAAATACGGCTATCGTCACGCCAAAGTCATCCGCGCTGCCTAGAGTTTGCCCCCACCAAAACGGCACTACTCAGGGGCAAAAAACATGTCACAACGCAGCAGCTTGCGTGCTTTATTCATGGTCGTTTGCGCGGCCTTGATCGGGGTGATCGTCGCGGCGTGCGGTTCATCGTCGTCGTCGATCAAAGCGGCCGGACAGCAGCAGATCAAGCACGTGTTCGTCATCACGCTCGAAAACGAAAACTACGCGACCACCTTCGGCGCGAACAGCAAGGCGCCGTATCTGGCGCAAACGCTCGCCTCGCAAGGCGCGATGGTGCAGCAGTACTACGGCACCGGCCACGTGAGTCTCGACAACTACATCTCGATGATCAGCGGTCAGGCGCCGACGCCGGACACGGACAACGATTGCGTCACCTACGAAGACTACAAGCTCACCGGCATGACGCCGGACGGCCAGGCGATCGGCTCGGGCTGCGTGTACCCGGCGAGTATCAAGACGCTGCCGGACCAGTTGAAGGCGGCGGGCTTCACGTGGAAGGGCTATGAAGGCGACATGGGCAACGACCCGACGCGCGAAGCCGCCACCTGCGGCCACCCGACGCTCAACACGACCGACCTGACGCAGACGGCCGAAGCGCCGAGCGCGGCGGTGCCGTTGGGCGATCAGTACGCGACGCGCCACAACCCGTTCATGTACTTCCACTCGATCATCGATTCGTCGGACTGCGGGCAGAACGTCGTGAATCTGAACAAGCTCACGACCGATCTGCAATCCATCTCGACCACCGCCAACTTCAACCTGATCACGCCGAGCCTGTGCGACGACGGTCACGACTCGCCGTGCGTGAACGGCCAGCCGGGCGGCCTGACGAGCGCCAACACGTTCCTGCAGAAGTGGGTGCCGATTATCACGGCGTCGCCGGCGTTCCAGCAGGACGGCCTGCTGATCATCAACTTCGACGAGAGCAGTTACGCCACCGTGACGCAGACCGCGTCGAGCGAGGACCTGATCTTCTCCGGCGCGACCTGCTGCAGCCAGCAACCCGGGCCGAATCTGGCGCCGTTCCCGCAGACGTCGTCGCTGACGTACAAGGGCTTGACGATCAACCTGACCAAGCAGAGCTTCGGCGGCGACCAGACCGGCGCGGTCATGATCTCGAAGTTCATCAAGCCGGGCACGGTGTCGACGGTGCAGTACAACCATTATTCGATGCTCAAGAGCATTGAAGACATCTTCCAGTTGGGCTATCTCGGTTACGCAGGGCAGGCGGGTCTCGTCGGCTTCGGCAGCGATATCTTCACGAACCTGTAAGCGACCCGATGCAGTTTTCTGTCATGCGATTCACGGTGCGCGCTGCCGCGCGATGGGCGGCGTTGGCCGGGTTGATGGGTGCCGCGCTGCCGCCTTGCGCGGCAGTGGCGGCAGCGTCGGCGGCCGTTACAAGCAACGCGTCGGCAACGTCAGCGCCGCAGCCGGCTTCGGCCAATGCGAAGCCCGTCTACAGCGACGCCGCCGCGCTCGGCAAGCTGATGTTCTTCGATGCGTCGTTATCAGCCTCGGGCAAGATGTCGTGCGCGAGTTGTCATAGCCCGTCGCACGCGTACGGGCCGCCTAACGGCCTCGCCGCGCAGTTGGGAGGCCCCGACATGCGCTCGCAAGGTACGCGCGCCGTACCGAGCCTGCGCTACGTGCTGAACCGCACGCCGATCTGGAGTCACGCGCAGGCGGCCAGCCTGTCCGAGCGGCTAAGCGAAACCGACAACGCGCCGGTGGGTGGTTTCGGTTGGGATGGACGCTTCAACCATCTGCACGATCAGGCGAGCTTCCCGCTGTTCAATCCGGACGAAATGGCCAACAAGGATCCGGCCTCAGTGCTCGCGAAGCTGGAACAGACGCCGTACGCGGCGCGGTTCAAGGAAGTGTTCGGTCAGAACATTTTCGCGGATCGCACCAAGGCGTTTGCGCAGGCGATGTATGCGATCGAGCGCTTCGAACTCGAAGACCCGAGTTTTCATCCGTATACCAGCAAGTTCGATGACTACCTGGACGGTAAATTGCAACTAACGGCACAAGAATTAAGAGGCAAAAAGCTGTTCGACAGTCCGACGGGGGGCAATTGCGCCTCCTGCCATATCGACCAGGTGGGTGTCGACGGCTCGCATCCGTTGTTCACGGACTTCAATTTCCAGGCGTTAGGCGTGCCGCGTAATCCCGAGCTGCGCGCGAATGCAGATCCGAAGTACTTCGACATGGGCTTATGCGGGCCGCTGCGCACCGATCAGGCTAGCGACAGAAGCAACTGCGGGCTCTTCAAGTCGGTGTCGCTGCGAAACACGGCGACGCGCCAGGTGTTTTTCCACAACGGCCGCTTTCACACGCTGAAAGACGCACTGCGCTTTTACGTGCAGCGCGACACCAATCCGGCGAAGTGGTATCCCAAAGACGCGCATGACAAGGTCGATAAATTCAACGATCTGCCGGTCGCGCTGCGCGTCAACGTCGATACGACCGACGAACCATTGACCCGCAAAGCCGGCGAACGCCCGGTCTGGTCGGAACGCGATATCGACGACGTCGCCGCGTTCCTCACCACGCTGAACGACGGTTACGTGCCGACACCCAAACGCGCGAAATAAACCGCGCCAACCACCCCGACGCCGATCATTCTTAAGACGAATTTCGGCGTTTGGGTGCCTCATTTGGGGGCAGAGCTATAATGCGCGAATCCTTTTTCTCTTTCGTCCACCGTTATGAGCCGATTACTTTGCCTGATCGTGCTTTCGCTCGGCCTGGTGCAGACCGCAACGGCTGACGAAAACAGCGATCGCATGTCCGCGTATCTGACGCGGAAATTCGGTCTGGCAACGGAAAAAGCTCAAAAGATTTCCGACGCGGTGCAGTCCGCCGCGTCGAAATATTCCCTCCCGCCGGCCTTGCTGCTGGCGATCATCTCGATCGAATCCCGCTTCAAGGAAAAAGCCAAGGGCGCCAACGGCGCAACCGGGCTGATGCAGGTCGTGCCGGGCGCGCATCGCGGCTTGCTGCGAAACGTGAAGGATCTCACCGAGCCGACCGCGAACATCGAAGTGGGTTCGGCGATTCTGTACGGCTACATGCGCTCCGCGAACGGCGACCTGAACGCGGCGCTGAAGAGTTACGGCGGCTCGAAAGCCTACGCGCAGAAGGTGAGCTTGCGCGTGGAAGACTTCGCCGCGGTCGCTCCGCCGCAAGATGCCGCTCCGCATCCGGGCGCGCAGGGCGGCATGTGCGAAGCGGATCGCTGCGCGACGTCGGACAATTGGGTCAATGCGTTTACCGTGCCGGCCGTCAGTGCGATGGGCGGCAGCGGCCCGGCCGCAACGTCGAACTGAAAATTCCTTCCGGCCGCTTTCTCGCGGCCCTGAGCGACCTTGGCGCCGCGCGCCGATCTCTCTTTCTCTTCTTCCTTGCTTGATGGCTACCCGCCTCGGCGAGTGATCTTCTAGCGTCAAACGAGCCGACATCGACCGTGTGCTGCGTGCTTTTTACGCACGTCAGGCAACCGCTCTACAATGCTTTCCCATTCGCGCTCGCGCAGCGCCACCCTTCCGAACGACCATGCTGACCTTGTTTTCCAGAACCACCGCCACAGCGCTGCTCGGTCTGCTGACCCTTGCCGCCTGCAACACCACGCCGCAGCCGAAATTCCAGCAGGAATTATTCGAAACCGGCGCCAGTCCGTACGCCCGCAATTTCAATTCGAGCACCACCGATACCTGCGAAGCCGCGCGTCGCGCGTTGTTGAGCCAGGGCTATCTGACGACGATGACGCGCACCGATACCGTCGACGGCACGAAGAATTTTCAGCCGACGGGCGATACCCACATCGTCGTTGAGTTTCATGTGGTCTGTACGCCGGGGGAAGAGGCGAGCGATACAAGCATCGTTTACGTCAACGCCGTGCAGAACGGTTTTGCGCTGAAGAAAAGCGACACCTCGGCAAGCGTCGGGTTGAGCGTGCTGGGCTCGCTGTCGTTGCCGATCCGCTCGAACAGCGACGCGATGGTCAAGATTTCAAGCGAGACCATTCCGTCGGGCAAGTTTTACGATCGGTTCTTCGGTCTGGTCGATCATTATCTGCAGACGGTCGTGCGTACGCAGCCGGTGGTGAGTAACCGCATCGAAACACGGCTATTGCCGATGCCAGTCGAAGTCACGACGCCGACGCCAACGCCGGTTCCAGTTCCCGACTTGCTCGATGCCCTCGACAAGGCCGCCGCGGCGCAGCCGGCGAGCGGAGCGAGCCTCGCGCCGTGAGGTGAGGTGTTTACCGGAGTCGATGTGCGTCGGTAAACGTAACGGCATTCATGCATTAAAACCGTAACACTCATCGAGCCGAAGGCTGATCAAGCGTTGTTCAGCCTTCAATCTCATCGCGATGCGGTACTTATCCTATGTCTTTTACTTCTTTCGTATACATATGTAGTAATAGTTAACAAGGGTTAACCCCTTCTGTGGATAACTCCCAAATGTTCTGTCACATCAAGGTCATGCAAACTCTCAAACCCTGCGGAACACGTCTGTAGAAAAACTACAAAGCTGGGATAACTTTGATGGGGCTTGGCTGCCGCGTCGTCTTATCAAGAATCCGCACACAGGCTGTTCCATGGCCTATCCCGAAGTTATTCATAGGCAATTGTGGATAACTCTGATGGGCGGCCCAATTTTCATCCTCTGGGCAGCACGTTTTTCATCCCTCCCTAGCGCTCGCCAGCGTACATACCGTCACGCACCGCACGCGCACTCTGAAGCTGGACGGTACGAAGATTGCGTGTCTGTTTTTGCAAGCGCAACTGTTGCTATTTCGTCGAAATCATTTCGGCAACGCCGATCCAGGCATAGAGTTAAAGTAGTTTCTGAAGTTATTGGTGCAGTGCGGGGGTGTGTAATGAAACGCAGAACAGCACGACAGCTTGTCCATCTTCTCTCGGATATCCGACATGCCACCCATTGCACCACGCTGCGGGCGGCAGCTACCAACCGGGCCATTGCCCTTGCCGCCGCGGAACACGACGCGGACAGCGCGGATCGCGACGACACCGACAATACCGACGACAACGCCGAAGCCATACGCGACGCTCATCACGACAAGCCGATCCGGAGTGGATCATGAGAACCGCGAGCGAACGATCGCTGCGTTTTCTGGTGGAAAAATGGCTGGCGCCGGCGTCGACGGAATCGGTTCACGTGACCGAATTCAGCCGCACGCGCCTGGGCGGCCGGCGCTATGTGCGCGTGGAGACGTCGCTCGACGCGGTCTCGAACTCGCGCGGGCTATTTTTCTTTCGTCACGATGACGGCTGCTGGTGTGTGTTTCCGCCGACGGCGGATACGCCCAGTCTGTTTGCGCATCCGCGAGCGGCTTGACTGCAAATCTGGCGGCACAAGACGGCTGAAAAGCACAGCGGTGTCACGGCCACGACGAAGCGGGCCAACCGCCGAACGTACTACGCCATCAGGAAGACGCGCGAGGCAAGCGTTCTCGCCCGCGCCCCCAAACCGGCATCACCTGACACACGATCAACCCCGCCAGCATCAGCGCGCATCCGAATAGCGCGCGCGTCGACAGCGTTTCGCCGAGCACCAGCCAGCCGGCCAGCGCGGCGAACACGCCTTCCATACTGAAGATCACTGCGGCATGCGACGGCGCCGCATGCTTTGCCGCGACCACTTGAATCGTATACGCGACGCCCACCGACAACGCCCCGCCGTACAGGATCGTCGGCGCGGCGCGCGCGATCACCGCGAGACTGACCGGCTCGACGACAAGGCCAACCGCGAGACATGCAATCCCGCACGTTACGAACTGCACGAGCGCCAGCATCAAGGTGTCGTGCCGTAGCGCGAACCGGCCGACCAGCATCATCTGTACGGAAATCACGAGCGCTCCGCCGAGTTGATACCAGTCGCCGTACAGCATCGAAAAATGCTCGTCGACGCTCAGAAAATACATGCCGATGGCCGCGAGCTTTGCGCCGAGCCAGGTGCCGACGCCTGTGCGATGACGGAACAGCACACCCAGCAGCGGCACGATCACCACATAGAGCGAGCTGATGAACCCCGCGTTGGCGATCTTCGTGTATTGCAGACCGATCTGCTGCAACGAGATCGACGCGGCCACCACGAGGCCGAGCAGCATCCCGGCGCCGAGCAGTTCACGAGAGCCGCCGGGGCCGCGCTTCGTCAATTCGGCCAGCGCGGGGCGTCGTATGCAAACGATCAAGGTCAGCACCACCAGCGCGCCGAGCAGGAACCGCAGACCGGTGAACAGGAACGGGCCGATCGCGTCGAGACTCAGGCGTTGCGCGACGAACGCGGAGCCCCAGATCATCGCGGCGACCAGCATCAGCAGATTGGCGCGTAGGTGTTGGCGGGTGTCAGTTTTCAAAGCGGGTCTTTCGAAAAATTGATGCGGCAGCAACGCGGCCGAAGCTGATCTGCGGAACGCGCCGCGCGGTGTGCGGCAGTGTCCCGCATTGTCCTTTACGACGCAGCGTCTTTCACCGGAACCGAAACCGGCAGCGGCAACGCGGGCAGCGTCATCACGAAGCGCGCTCCACCCGACGCCGCCGACTCCAGCCGCACATCGCCGCCGTGAACCAGCGCGACGCGTCGCACGATCGCGAGGCCGAGACCGAAACCGCCGGTATGCCGGTCGCGGCTCGAGTCGAGCCGATGGAACGGTTCGAATACGCGCTCGCGATCGGCGAGCGGAATGCCGGGGCCGTCGTCGTCGACGGTCAGCACCAATGCGCCGGCCGCGCCGATTTCAGCGCGCAGCGAGATGGCCTGCCGTGCGTAGCGCGTGCTGTTGCGGATCAGATTCAGCAATGCACGCGCGACCAGTTTCGGATCGCAGACATGATACGTGGGCTTGCCCTGAATTCCCCCCGCCGTCGACACCGACAACACCAGCGACCGATCCGCCACGTCGTCGGCCATGCTCGCGGCCACGCTATCGAGCAGCTCATCCACCGACACCCGCATCAGCACCAGATGATCTTCGCCTTGCTCCAACCGGCTCAAGGTCAGCAGTTCGGTGACGAGTTCGTCGAGTTCACGCACGTCCTGCCGCAGCGCCATCTGACGTTCGCGCTGCCGATCCGGCGACTCCGGCGATTGCAGCAACGCGAGGCCGAATTCGAGCCGCGCGAGCGGCGTCTTCAGCTCGTGCGAGATGCCGTGCATCATGTCGCGCTGATGCAGGATCGACGCTTCGATCTGCCGCGCCATTTCGTTGAATTGCTGCGACAACTCGTAGATGTTCGACTTACGCGACAACTGCGCGCGCGTCGACAGATGGCCGGAACCGAACGCGCGCGCCGCGGCTTCGAGCTTGCGCAGATCGCGCCAGTGATAGTGAACCCACAAAATCACCGACAGCAGGATAGCGAGCGCGAACAAGCCATAGGCGAGCGCCTGGATGTCGAGATTCGACACTTCATTGCGCTGCGCATACAGGACGACGCCGTCCGGAAGCGGCAAGTAGTAACTCGTCGCGTCGTCGTTCAGCACCAGCTTGCCTTCGCGCAATTCACTCCAACTGTGCTCGGACAGCAGGGGTCTGACGTCGGCGAGGCTCAGTAGCGTGAAGCCGTTGCGGCCGTGCTTTTGCAGTTCGGCCAGGGCTTGCGCCCGCTCAGCGCCCGCGTGTCGTTGCAGGTAATCGCCGAGTACGAACGCGTAGGCGCTGTCCGCGGCGCGCTCGATCTCCGTCACGCGGCCATGGAACAGCTTCCCGAACGATTGATTGATGAGCACGATCGCAATGGCGCCGCCGATTAGCACCACCAGATAAAGGCGCACGAGTGAGCGCAGCATTTATTCCTCCCACGCTGATGGGCTGAACAGATAGCCGCGTCCCCAGATCGTCTTGATCTTGTGCGGTTCGGGCGACGCGTCTTCGAAACGCCGGCGCAGCCGCGAGATGCCGGCATCGACCGTGCGATCGATACCGTCGAATTCGATCCCGCGCAGTTGCTTGAGAATGTCGTCGCGACTCAGCACGGT contains:
- a CDS encoding transglycosylase SLT domain-containing protein translates to MSRLLCLIVLSLGLVQTATADENSDRMSAYLTRKFGLATEKAQKISDAVQSAASKYSLPPALLLAIISIESRFKEKAKGANGATGLMQVVPGAHRGLLRNVKDLTEPTANIEVGSAILYGYMRSANGDLNAALKSYGGSKAYAQKVSLRVEDFAAVAPPQDAAPHPGAQGGMCEADRCATSDNWVNAFTVPAVSAMGGSGPAATSN
- a CDS encoding DUF2242 domain-containing protein, whose amino-acid sequence is MLTLFSRTTATALLGLLTLAACNTTPQPKFQQELFETGASPYARNFNSSTTDTCEAARRALLSQGYLTTMTRTDTVDGTKNFQPTGDTHIVVEFHVVCTPGEEASDTSIVYVNAVQNGFALKKSDTSASVGLSVLGSLSLPIRSNSDAMVKISSETIPSGKFYDRFFGLVDHYLQTVVRTQPVVSNRIETRLLPMPVEVTTPTPTPVPVPDLLDALDKAAAAQPASGASLAP
- a CDS encoding DMT family transporter, giving the protein MKTDTRQHLRANLLMLVAAMIWGSAFVAQRLSLDAIGPFLFTGLRFLLGALVVLTLIVCIRRPALAELTKRGPGGSRELLGAGMLLGLVVAASISLQQIGLQYTKIANAGFISSLYVVIVPLLGVLFRHRTGVGTWLGAKLAAIGMYFLSVDEHFSMLYGDWYQLGGALVISVQMMLVGRFALRHDTLMLALVQFVTCGIACLAVGLVVEPVSLAVIARAAPTILYGGALSVGVAYTIQVVAAKHAAPSHAAVIFSMEGVFAALAGWLVLGETLSTRALFGCALMLAGLIVCQVMPVWGRGRERLPRASS
- a CDS encoding ATP-binding protein, with protein sequence MLRSLVRLYLVVLIGGAIAIVLINQSFGKLFHGRVTEIERAADSAYAFVLGDYLQRHAGAERAQALAELQKHGRNGFTLLSLADVRPLLSEHSWSELREGKLVLNDDATSYYLPLPDGVVLYAQRNEVSNLDIQALAYGLFALAILLSVILWVHYHWRDLRKLEAAARAFGSGHLSTRAQLSRKSNIYELSQQFNEMARQIEASILHQRDMMHGISHELKTPLARLEFGLALLQSPESPDRQRERQMALRQDVRELDELVTELLTLSRLEQGEDHLVLMRVSVDELLDSVAASMADDVADRSLVLSVSTAGGIQGKPTYHVCDPKLVARALLNLIRNSTRYARQAISLRAEIGAAGALVLTVDDDGPGIPLADRERVFEPFHRLDSSRDRHTGGFGLGLAIVRRVALVHGGDVRLESAASGGARFVMTLPALPLPVSVPVKDAAS